A region from the uncultured Holophaga sp. genome encodes:
- a CDS encoding zinc ribbon domain-containing protein YjdM — MTQLPPCPACKSGYTYESEGLFICPECGHEWPLAAETEPGEAELVVKDAHGNPLHDGDTVVLIKDLKVKGSPSPLKMGTKVKGIRLVEGDHNIDCRIEGFGAMSLKSEFVKKA; from the coding sequence GTGACCCAGCTCCCTCCCTGCCCTGCCTGCAAGTCCGGATACACCTATGAGAGCGAAGGGCTCTTCATCTGTCCCGAATGCGGCCACGAGTGGCCCCTCGCGGCCGAGACAGAGCCTGGGGAGGCGGAGCTGGTGGTGAAGGATGCCCATGGCAACCCCCTTCACGACGGTGACACAGTGGTCCTCATCAAGGATCTCAAGGTCAAGGGAAGCCCCTCCCCCCTCAAGATGGGCACCAAGGTGAAGGGCATCCGCCTCGTGGAGGGCGATCACAACATCGACTGCCGTATCGAAGGCTTCGGGGCCATGAGCCTCAAGTCCGAGTTCGTCAAGAAGGCCTGA
- a CDS encoding class I SAM-dependent methyltransferase, whose product MSGEPEPTLRRASRSRLTEKQLPLFTGGTLFDSIARVVCRAGCLPRKELFEAWEVARRVRRRFRGRRVVDLACGHGLVAWILLLLDDSSPEALAVDLRIPPSAGRLETALVEAWPRLQGRVRFQEADLRTLNLDRNDLVVSAHACGSLTDLVLERAMETGAAVAVLPCCHALGSGDLGGLGGWMDGALAMDATRVARLRAGGYHVLTQTIPADITPKNRLILAEPEHPAPSPLGEHLLTLTPRA is encoded by the coding sequence ATGAGCGGGGAACCGGAACCCACCCTGCGCCGGGCCTCCCGGAGCCGCCTCACGGAAAAGCAGCTGCCGCTCTTCACCGGCGGGACCCTCTTCGACAGCATCGCCCGGGTGGTCTGCCGGGCCGGCTGCCTGCCCCGCAAGGAGCTCTTCGAGGCCTGGGAGGTGGCCCGCCGGGTGCGGCGCCGCTTCCGGGGGCGGCGGGTGGTGGACTTGGCCTGCGGCCATGGCCTGGTGGCCTGGATCCTCCTCCTGCTGGATGACAGCTCCCCCGAGGCCCTTGCGGTGGACCTGCGGATACCGCCGAGTGCAGGACGGCTGGAGACCGCCCTGGTCGAAGCCTGGCCGCGACTCCAGGGACGGGTGCGCTTCCAGGAGGCCGACCTGAGGACCCTGAACCTGGACCGGAACGACCTGGTGGTATCGGCCCATGCCTGCGGAAGCCTCACCGATCTGGTCCTGGAGCGGGCCATGGAGACCGGGGCTGCGGTGGCGGTCCTGCCCTGCTGTCATGCCCTGGGCTCAGGGGATCTGGGCGGACTGGGTGGCTGGATGGACGGCGCTCTGGCCATGGACGCCACGCGGGTGGCCCGCCTGCGGGCCGGGGGCTATCACGTTCTGACCCAGACCATCCCCGCAGACATCACCCCCAAGAACCGCCTCATCCTGGCCGAGCCCGAGCATCCGGCCCCATCCCCCCTCGGCGAGCACCTACTCACGCTCACCCCCAGGGCCTGA
- a CDS encoding VF530 family protein has translation MSAPAPHPKDPLHGVTLKALLTRLVEELGWEEMGRRVEIRCFRLDPSISSSLTFLRRTPWARKAVEELYLDTFCGGSR, from the coding sequence GTGAGCGCCCCGGCCCCCCACCCCAAGGATCCCCTTCACGGCGTGACTCTGAAGGCGCTCCTCACGCGGCTCGTGGAGGAACTGGGCTGGGAGGAGATGGGTCGGCGCGTGGAGATCCGCTGCTTCCGCTTGGACCCCAGCATCTCCTCCAGCCTCACCTTCCTGCGCCGCACCCCCTGGGCCCGGAAAGCCGTGGAAGAACTCTACCTGGACACCTTCTGCGGAGGGTCCCGATGA